In the Chrysoperla carnea unplaced genomic scaffold, inChrCarn1.1, whole genome shotgun sequence genome, aaatcattgaaattttggtccaagtaagtccaaatgtatacaaagaggtaatttatgactggaataagtataaataagccaaaaatgatcaaatttgacatttttcgatagaaaaaacattttttgaaaattttcgatttttcaacaaaagagtcatgactatacaaatctttgaaattttgatccaagtaagtcaaaatgtatacatagaggtcttttatgactggactaagtataaataagccaaaaatgatcaaatttgacatttttcgatagaaaaaacattttttgaaaatttccgagtctacaactagaatgtcatgactatacaaatcattgaaattttgatccaagtaagtcaaaatgtatacatagaggtcctttatgactggactaagtataaataagccaaaaatgatcaaatttgacatttttcgatagaaaaaacatttttgaaaattttcgattttactacaagagagtcatgactatacaaatcattgaaattttgatccaagtaagttaaaacgtatacatagaggtcctttatgactggactaagtagtaattagccaaaaatgatcaaatttgacatttttcgatagaaaaaacatttttgaaaatttccgattttacaactagaatgtcatgactatacaaatcattgaaattttggtccaagtaagtcaaaatgtatacatattggtcctttatgactgacctaagtagtaataagccaaaaatgatcaaatttgacatttttcgatagaaaaaactttttttgaaaattgccgattttacaactagaatgtcatgactatacaaattattgaaattttgatccaagtatgtcaaaatgtatacatagaggtcctttatgactggactaagtataaacaagccaaaaatgatcaaatttgacattgttcgatagaaaaaacattttttgaaaatttccgattttacaactagaatgtcatgactatacaaatcattgaaattttggtccaactaagtcaaaatgtgtacgtAGAGgttcttttatgactggactaagtataaaaaagccaaaaatgatcaaatttgacatttttcgatagaaaaaacattttttgaaaatttccgattttacaactagaatgtcatgactgtacaaatcattgaaattttggtccaagtaagtcaaaatgtatacatagaggtcctttatgagtggactaagtataaataagctaaaaatgatcaaatttgacatttttctatagaaataacatttttgaaaattttcgatattacaactagaatgtcatgactatactaatcattgaatttttgatccaagtaagtcaaaatgtatacatagaggtcctttatgactggactaagtataaacaagccaaaaatgatcaaatttgacattgttcgatagaaaaaacattttttgaaaatttccgattttacaactagaatgtcatgactatacaaatcattgaaattttggtccaactaagtcaaaatgtgtacgtAGAGgttcttttatgactggactaagtataaaaaagccaaaaatgatcaaatttgacatttttcgatagaaaaaacattttttgaaaatttccgattttacaactagaatgtcatgactgtacaaatcattgaaattttggtccaagtaagtcaaaatgtatacatagaggtcctttatgagtggactaagtataaataagctaaaaatgatcaaatttgacatttttctatagaaataacatttttgaaaattttcgatattacaactagaatgtcatgactatactaatcattgaatttttgatccaagtaagtcaaaatgtatacatagaggtcctttatgactagactaagtataaataagccaaaaatgatcaaatttgacatttttcgatagataaaacattttttgaaaatttccgattttacaactagaaagtcatgactatacaaatcattgaaattttgatctaagtaagtcaaaatgtatacatagaggtcctttatgactggactaagtataaataagccaaaaatgatcaaatttgacatttttcgatagataaaacattttttgaaaatttccgattttacaactagaaagtcatgactatacaaatcattgaaattttgatccaagtaagtcaaaatgtattcttagaggtcctctatgactggactaagtataaataagctaaaagtgatcaaatttgacatttttcgatagaaaaaacattttttgaaaattttcgttttttcaacaagagagtcttgaccatacaaatcattgaaattttgatccaagtaagtcaaaatgtatacatagaggtcctttatgactcgactaagtataaataagccaaaaatgatcaaatttgacatttttcgatagaaaaaactttttttggaaatttccgattttacaactagaatgtcatgactatacaaatcattgaaattttggtccaagtaagtcaaaatgtgagTTTTAATCTAGACAGTGATACAGTGAACACTTACTTATTGttgtgattaaaatataaattatcaacttattattctaatatttacgtgaaacaacaaaaatacataaatagttATAGTACACATAGACACCTATACAACTACTCACTTTGAGTGAGTAGACcaaaacatattacataaaatataataaatacatggatatattaataaaaacaacaaaaaaattaatttttatacaacaaacaaattaaaataaaatatacttaaaaaaatctaCACCATAAAAACAACTACACTTAAAACACTCAACATGCAATCACCAAACATTTTATCTACACAATCACCATCAACCTCCACATACTCAAATATactaaaaactgaaacatacccTACAAAACATCATGCgattgttatacaaaaaatagacAACGTAGAATTCACCGATCACATATTAGCACTACGAAAAATCATAAATCTAAACGAAATCACTGACGCATACCCTATGGGTTTCAATAGAATATGTATATATCTGAAAACAAAAGAGATAGCCGACGAAATAGCagaaaaacataaagaaataaatgtaaatggaCAAAATACCCCCCTCAGAAAATGAGTAACTCCAACGAAACGACTATTAATAACTGTACCAGCAAATATCCCCAACGATATTATATTACATCACTTAacaatcaacaaaataaaaacaacatcaTCAATAACCAGAGTTAAATTGGCAAATCCAGAATTGATGCATATAAATAGCGGAAGAAGGCAAATTTACTATCTTCCACAAGAAGAAACGCCGATTCCAGATTCAATTCTGATAGACCATGAAAATGAAACCCACCGAATCTATCTCAGTACTGAAAAATGCGAAATCTGCAACAAACATGGTCACACAAAAGACCGATGCAGAAATAACATGCAAACTACCACAACAAATACCTCTCAAATCCAACACTTAccaaattcaaaagaacaaaatattcaaaaaccgGATGAAACAGAAACAACCCACCGCAGACAACAACAACCTAGAAAACCCAACCATACAAAAAACCACCAACGAAAAACCAAATACTCAAAATGTCACCATTAACTCAAATAACAATGTTAAAGAAATAGTAACAAGCAtctcaaataaaaatcaaatcctCAAACGACTCCGCTCTACTTAAAGCACTAGCAGCACCCAAGACTCCGAAAATgaacaaacaataattataacagcTTCTCAAACTCCACACCTAAAAATAGAATGAAGTATTACTCTAGAAAAAGCATCATCCCCCCAAGAAAATCCTATTACAACGAACCAGCCAGCAATATCAAACAAAGGACaaggtaataaaaaatcaaaaactgatAAACAAACCACAatagattttattcaaatatttaaagaacCCATGGCATTGGAACCGGAAAAGTACATACTTAAATTTGaacaattccaaaaatttataattgacaCACAAGGTACCACAAATCCAACTAAAATAAACCAAATCATAAAAGCACTGAATATACGCCCAGAACACATCATAGAATAGACGCCCTATATTACATCCCAGAAAATAATCCCAACGCTAAGTCCGCACTCACcaggttaaaaaagaaaattacatcTAGCCCTAAGCAGAAGTCAGACAATGATGCCGATGCATCAAGTACTGGTGAGGAAGACGGAGTCTCAACTTAAAATGAATCTCAATAAAACCATAATACAATGGAATGTCAATGGATTTTTTGCAAGGCTGTCTGAattaaaaatactgataaaCAACTATCAACCCAAAATACTATGCTTGCAGGAAACTCACCTGACACCTGACCAAGCAGCTTTATTAATGAACTATAATCAGTTTAGACACGACTATGTAGACAATAGAAAAGCATCCGGTGGAGTTGCAACttatgtacataaatatttatatgcccAACAAATCAATGTTGAAACTCCTTTACAAGCAATAACTGTAGAAATTTTCCTCACACAAAAAgacaaattcaaaatatgtaacATATACATTCCACCAGACAAACAATTTACTACCGAAGAAATTCAAAACATAACCGACCAACTAATCGGACCATACATATTGTTGGGAGATTTAAACACACATACAACACTTATAGGAAGCGAAATCACAGATACTCGTGGAAAACAAATTGaagatttaatatttactaataataatttaacgatATTAAACAATGGTAAACCTACGCATTTTTCAACATCTACTGCCAAATTCACAAATATTGATATAACACTATCCACAACACATCTTTCCAGAAGGCTTAAATGGGACACACACGAAGACCTCTGCTCTAGTGATCATTTTCCTATATTGATTGATCATTTACTACAACCGAAAAATAATCACACAACagtaaaatacatatttgaagATGCTGGGAAGAgtacaaaatattaacaaaaattacggATGTAAAATCTAACACGCTACGTGAAAGATTAGATCTCTTACATACCACAATAAACAATGCAATACCACaatgcatacaaaaaaaatatatacatcacAAAAACAAGCAGGTTCCCTGGTGGAACAGTAATATAgctgaattaattaaaaaaagaaaaagtatgattagaaaatacaaaaaaacaaaactgcaagAGTACTTCCAGGAATATAAAAAACTAGGAGCGAAAGTGAGGcaagaaatattaaaagaaaagcaAAAATGCTGGAATGATTTTACCCAAAATATTAATAGCAATACATCAGAGCGGGATATATGGAACAGtataaatagaattaattgGGGAATTACTAATAACCAGAACACAATTAATGCGATAAACTCTAATTGTCAAATAGTAACAGAAAACAAAGACATTGCCGAAGAACTTGCAAAATACTACGCAAATATTTCTACTAGTTATCAATTTGATGACAACTATTTtcaacaaagaaataaaattgaaacaacaTCCAATATAGACTTTACCACCCAAAATCAATTAGAATACAACCAACCATTTACACTCCATGAATTTTCACTGTCacttaatcatattaaaaaatcctCACCTGGCCCAGACAATATTCATATAGAAATGTTCCAGAAAATACACGAATCATCTCTTAATCTACTACTAGATATAATGAACGAAGTATGGAAAACAGGTGAAATCCCCTACAATTGGAAGGAATGCGTTATTGTACCCAtatacaaaaatggaaaaaataaattggatcCCTCTAGCTATAGGCCTATATCTCTGACAAATCACATTTCAAAGATACTAGAACGCATGGCTTATAAGAGGCTCCAATGGATTATAGAAAAAAACTCATTACTCCACAATCAACAGTATGGTTTTAGAACCCAACGATCAACACTAGACTGCCTTACTATACTAGATACTGATATTAAAACCGCATTTGCAATCAATCAAAATGTTAATGCAATCTTTTTCGACATAGAAAAAGCCTTTGATACGACATGGAGACATAAAATCCTACAAACTCTACACAAATGGGGATTGCGCGGCAATTTACCTCTATACATCAAAAACTTTCTGACACAAAGAACATTCAAAGTGAAAGTAAATGGCAAATATTCACATGCATACACCCAAGAAAATGGCATACCACAAGGATCCGTCCTTTCTGCAGTTTTATTTAACATCGCTATCGATGATATTACACAAATAATTCCCTTTCCCACACGTTTCCTCATATATGCAGAcgacataattatatatattccaACATCCAACCTAAACTAcgcacaaaaatatttacaacagaCAGTAAACCAAATAAACGAATGGGGTAAAAAAAAACGGGCTCCATTTCTCAACGTCAAAAACCAAATACATGTCATTTCATAGAAAAACTAAACATAAACTTAACCtacaaataaacaacaaatcCATAGAAAACACCAACAGTAAAAAGTTTCTAGGTCTACATTTTGACGAAAAGCTTAAATGGACTGCTCATGCGACTTACCTCAAAAATGAACTCACTCGGAAAATGAACATCCTTAAAATACTATCGAACAAAAACACAGGATCAGACCGCAAaaccctaaaaaaaatttactatgcACTCATCAGATCAAAACTAGACTATGGATGTCATTTATACGCATCCGCAAAACCAAGAACTCTGAATcctctaaatattataaataactctGCATTGAGGATAATTACTGGAGCTTACCGAACAACTCCGATAAAAAGTATCTACGCAGAATTGGGAGAACCAAACCTGGCGGAAAGAACAACATTTATGCTGatgaaaatatgtatcaaaatccATGAAAGACAGAATGAAATCTTAAAGCGCTCCCTCAAAATTCCTCTCATACTCAAGCacatctttgaaaaaaaaaaaatcccttccTAAACCAATTGCCTTATACCAAAATCTGACCCTAGAAAACTTAAACACAAACCTAAATCTAACCGATCACATTCTCCCTAAAAATACAATCCACCTACTACCACCATGGCAacgattaataattaatgtagatcttacattaaatgaaaatactaaGCAATCAACACCAAGTGAACTCTATAAACAAATGTTTGAACTCAGGCAAAATAAATACCACAACTACATAACCATATATACTGATGGTTCATCAACAGCAACATCGACCACCTGTGCCTACATTTATAATGAAGCAGAGACTCACAAATTCAAATTGAATTCACTGAACTTCACGGCCGAAGCACTGGCAATTGATCAAGCATTAAAGTACGTACAGttgaataaagaaaaacttcatAAAATTCTAATAGCATCTGACTCTTTGAGCACACTAAAAGcgattcaaaatgaaaatacgcAAAACTCACTTATACAAACCATACAACAGAAACTTTATACCCTCACCGAAACTTATCATCTAACAATCACACTGCTATGGATACCAAGCCACATTAATATTCCAGGAAACGAACTAGCAGACAAAGCAGCCAAGGACGCTCACTGTAATGGAACACCCCTCCAAACAACTATAAGCCAAAATGCCATAAATGCAATAAAGCTACTCCTTAAAGAAAAACGCGATCAACAATGGTCTCGAATTACACAAAACAAACTCCGCAACATTAAAGAAAATACAACCGAATGGCAAACAAGTTATCAAAACAAAAGACAACATGAAATAGCACTTACACGTTTAAGGACCGGACATACAAAaattacacattcatacattCTAAATAAAACTCCTCAACCGATATGTGAACTATGTCAAGAACCAATAACAGTGAATCATATACTAATAAGATGTAGAAAACTAGAACGTATTCGAACAAAAACAAACTTCCCTGATACGATAGCTATTGCACTCGGAGACGACCAGGACACCATCAATATGGTGTCCTGGTCATTATTCTCGTTCCTCCAGCAAACAGGATTActgaatcaaatataaaaatttaaactctattaaaactaaaataaaatcaacgctatcatatatattattaattttaccatGCATTATCATAACTAAAACATAATTATCTATGcctacttatttaattttttcaatattataattacatttatatattatctgtATCTGTACATATATATTCTAATGTTTCATCTATCACTGTGTAAATGACCTAGTTGTTAGAAACAcagcataataataaaaaaaaaaaaaaaaaataagtcaaaatgtatacattgaggaccttcatgactggactaagtataaataagccaaaaatgatcaaatttgacacatttcgatagaaaaaacattttttgaaaattttcgattttgcaactagaaggtcatgactatacaagtcattgaaattttggtccaagtaagtcaaaatgtatacatagaggtaatttatgactggaataa is a window encoding:
- the LOC123304855 gene encoding uncharacterized protein LOC123304855 — translated: MFELRQNKYHNYITIYTDGSSTATSTTCAYIYNEAETHKFKLNSLNFTAEALAIDQALKYVQLNKEKLHKILIASDSLSTLKAIQNENTQNSLIQTIQQKLYTLTETYHLTITLLWIPSHINIPGNELADKAAKDAHCNGTPLQTTISQNAINAIKLLLKEKRDQQWSRITQNKLRNIKENTTEWQTSYQNKRQHEIALTRLRTGHTKITHSYILNKTPQPICELCQEPITVNHILIRCRKLERIRTKTNFPDTIAIALGDDQDTINMVSWSLFSFLQQTGLLNQI